One segment of Ziziphus jujuba cultivar Dongzao chromosome 12, ASM3175591v1 DNA contains the following:
- the LOC125418414 gene encoding glycerol-3-phosphate acyltransferase RAM2, whose protein sequence is MANKTPFPTVDKCSSTGRDKHTVVTDMDGTLLRGRSSFPYFALIAFEVGGIIRLLFLLLASPLAGILYYFISESAGIKVLIFATFSGMRVSDIKSVARAVLPKFYCADLHPESWRVFSSCGKRCVLTANPRIMVEPFLKDFLGADMVLGTEISTFKGRATGFVRHPGVLVGKNKADAMKNTFKEAQPDIGLGDRHTDIPFMALCKEGYMVAPTPEVKAVKSDKLPKPIIFHDGRLVHKPTPLMALLTILWIPIGFLLACLRVAAGSLLPMPIVYYAFWALGVRVTIKGTPPPPAKKSTGQSGVLFVCSHRSLLDPIFLSTALGRPIPAVTYSVSRLSEIISPIKTVRLSRDRATDASMIKKLLEEGDLAICPEGTTCREPFLLRFSALFAELTDQLVPVAMVNRMSMFHGTTARGWKGMDPFYFFMNPSPAYEVNFLNKLPMELTCSSGKTSHEVANYIQRVIAATLSYECTSFTRKDKYLALAGNDGSVVQKPAVIKANKVMGC, encoded by the exons ATGGCTAACAAAACACCATTTCCAACTGTGGACAAATGTTCATCCACCGGCAGGGATAAACACACGGTGGTTACCGACATGGACGGAACCTTGCTAAGAGGTCGTAGCTCTTTCCCTTACTTTGCTCTCATAGCTTTTGAAGTGGGTGGGATTATAAGGCTCCTTTTCTTGCTTTTGGCTTCCCCACTTGCTGGTATCCTATATTACTTCATCTCGGAGTCTGCCGGAATAAAAGTCCTTATCTTCGCCACTTTTTCCGGCATGAGGGTCTCCGATATCAAGTCGGTGGCACGTGCTGTGCTGCCGAAGTTTTACTGCGCCGATCTGCATCCGGAGTCGTGGCGGGTGTTTTCTTCGTGTGGAAAGAGGTGTGTTCTCACTGCCAACCCTAGGATTATGGTGGAACCTTTTTTGAAGGATTTTCTTGGAGCTGATATGGTGTTGGGGACTGAGATTTCGACGTTTAAAGGTCGAGCAACGGGTTTTGTTCGACATCCGGGAGTACTTGTTGGGAAGAACAAGGCAGATGCTATGAAGAATACTTTCAAAGAGGCACAGCCTGATATTGGTCTTGGTGATAGACACACGGATATTCCTTTCATGGCATTATGCAAG GAGGGATACATGGTAGCACCCACACCAGAAGTAAAAGCAGTGAAAAGTGACAAGCTCCCGAAACCCATTATCTTCCACGATGGTCGTCTCGTCCACAAGCCAACACCTCTCATGGCTCTCCTAACCATTCTCTGGATCCCCATAGGCTTCCTTCTGGCCTGCTTAAGAGTCGCCGCCGGCTCTCTCCTCCCCATGCCCATCGTCTACTATGCCTTTTGGGCTCTCGGTGTTCGTGTCACCATCAAAGGAACACCACCGCCTCCGGCCAAAAAATCCACCGGTCAGTCCGGCGTCCTCTTTGTCTGCTCTCACAGAAGCCTCCTAGACCCAATCTTCCTCTCAACCGCATTAGGCCGCCCCATCCCCGCCGTCACTTACTCGGTTTCCCGCCTCTCCGAAATCATTTCCCCAATCAAAACAGTGCGTTTAAGCCGCGACCGAGCCACCGACGCATCCATGATCAAGAAGCTCTTAGAAGAAGGAGACCTGGCCATATGTCCGGAGGGAACAACTTGCCGTGAGCCGTTTTTGTTAAGGTTTTCAGCTCTGTTCGCCGAGCTGACAGACCAGCTGGTTCCGGTGGCGATGGTGAACAGGATGAGCATGTTTCACGGAACAACGGCAAGAGGATGGAAAGGGATGGACCCGTTTTACTTCTTCATGAACCCTAGTCCTGCTTATGAAGTAAATTTCTTGAACAAGTTGCCAATGGAGCTTACTTGCAGTTCAGGGAAAACCAGCCATGAAGTTGCTAATTATATACAGAGGGTTATTGCTGCTACACTTTCTTATGAATGCACAAGTTTTACAAGGAAAGATAAGTATTTGGCTCTTGCAGGGAATGATGGATCTGTGGTCCAGAAACCAGCTGTGATCAAAGCCAACAAAGTAATGGGATgctga